A part of Maridesulfovibrio hydrothermalis AM13 = DSM 14728 genomic DNA contains:
- the trbB gene encoding P-type conjugative transfer ATPase TrbB — protein sequence MDDRLVNNLLHNMGPAIVGALEDKRVLEIMVNPDGKLWIERLGEEMFAVGHISSDQTAIIISLVASALDTTVTKESPIVEGELPKTYPLSGSRFEGVFPPVVEEPSFTIRKKASQVFSLEEYVETGIMTAEVMASIKAAVSQKKNIVVIGGTGSGKTTLVNAIIKSIAELTPADRLVIIEDTSELQSHSPNTIILRSSDHTSIQTLVRATMRLRPDRILVGEVRGGEALELIKSWNTGHPGGVATVHADSAAKGLQRIGDLISEASTSPMPHLIGSAVDFLIFIKRTKTGRTVSEIATVNGFNPATQQYILEYIYNEEK from the coding sequence ATGGATGATCGTCTAGTAAACAACCTGCTTCATAATATGGGACCAGCTATTGTTGGTGCACTTGAAGACAAAAGAGTGCTCGAAATTATGGTTAATCCTGACGGCAAACTATGGATTGAGAGACTCGGAGAAGAAATGTTTGCTGTTGGACATATTTCATCAGATCAGACAGCCATAATCATCTCTCTTGTTGCCAGTGCCCTTGATACGACTGTCACCAAAGAATCGCCTATTGTGGAAGGAGAGCTTCCTAAAACATACCCGCTCAGCGGGAGCCGTTTTGAAGGTGTTTTTCCTCCAGTTGTAGAAGAACCTTCTTTTACAATCCGCAAAAAGGCCAGTCAGGTTTTCTCACTTGAAGAATATGTTGAAACAGGAATTATGACAGCGGAAGTAATGGCTTCTATCAAGGCGGCTGTATCTCAAAAGAAAAATATCGTGGTGATTGGCGGAACCGGATCAGGAAAAACAACTCTGGTAAATGCCATCATCAAATCTATCGCTGAACTCACACCAGCTGACAGGCTGGTAATTATCGAAGATACATCCGAACTGCAGAGTCACTCACCGAATACAATCATTTTAAGATCTTCAGATCATACCTCCATCCAGACATTGGTCCGGGCGACAATGAGGCTTCGCCCGGACCGGATACTTGTCGGTGAAGTCAGAGGAGGAGAAGCTCTTGAGTTAATCAAAAGCTGGAACACTGGTCACCCAGGAGGAGTAGCAACTGTCCATGCCGATTCTGCAGCTAAAGGACTCCAGCGAATAGGAGATCTCATTTCAGAAGCTTCAACTTCTCCCATGCCTCATCTGATCGGATCGGCCGTAGACTTCCTGATCTTTATCAAGCGTACCAAAACAGGACGTACAGTTTCAGAAATTGCCACGGTGAATGGTTTTAACCCGGCAACCCAACAATACATCTTGGAGTACATCTACAATGAAGAAAAATAA
- a CDS encoding ATPase, T2SS/T4P/T4SS family, whose protein sequence is MKPLYNQSEKRATPRFFPWKKSLKQVIRIAEVNGFSQGGLYLKRNHCVVIGGSGSGKTTMVYTSFKSIADLTLGDSLVNIEDTSELQSHSENTIILRSSDHTSIDTLIRATMMFRPAADTCR, encoded by the coding sequence ATGAAACCTCTTTATAACCAATCGGAAAAAAGGGCCACGCCACGTTTTTTCCCCTGGAAGAAAAGTTTGAAACAAGTAATTAGGATTGCGGAAGTTAATGGTTTCAGTCAAGGTGGCCTGTATCTCAAGAGGAATCATTGTGTGGTGATTGGGGGATCTGGATCAGGAAAAACAACTATGGTATATACATCTTTCAAATCGATCGCTGATCTCACACTAGGAGACAGTCTGGTTAATATCGAAGATACATCCGAGCTGCAGAGTCACTCAGAGAATACAATCATTTTAAGATCTTCAGATCATACCTCCATCGATACATTGATCCGGGCGACAATGATGTTTCGCCCGGCCGCCGATACTTGTCGGTGA
- a CDS encoding class I SAM-dependent methyltransferase, protein MAAIYDQLASIYDAWSQADPADSDSVEFYKKLGQSEQGIIVELGVGTGRIALELAVSGKNIIGIDISDNMLGICQDKARELGVSDRIHLITNDIREFDLPEPADLIYLPFRTVGHLLNQNDRLKLFRSVYRNLNVGGRFVFDHYMFSEHWAKSNERKQRLMCVIPCENKKFIYVHDIYLYDYENQIMDCRIIVENVDEVGLVTLKRYIAFSFSWVTIAQIQELINEVGFEVDDMLGEFNGNKWTEQSENQIWVLRKTKK, encoded by the coding sequence ATGGCGGCAATTTACGACCAACTAGCAAGCATTTATGATGCATGGTCACAGGCTGATCCAGCAGATTCGGACTCTGTCGAGTTTTATAAAAAATTAGGGCAGAGCGAGCAGGGAATAATTGTAGAGCTTGGGGTAGGAACAGGCCGAATAGCATTAGAGCTCGCTGTTAGTGGAAAAAATATAATAGGAATAGATATATCTGACAACATGCTTGGTATTTGCCAAGACAAAGCGAGGGAACTCGGAGTATCAGACCGAATTCATCTAATCACGAATGATATTCGAGAGTTTGATCTGCCGGAACCCGCTGATCTCATTTACTTACCTTTTAGGACAGTGGGACACTTGTTAAATCAAAATGATCGGTTGAAATTATTCCGTTCAGTATATCGCAACTTAAATGTAGGTGGAAGATTTGTTTTTGACCATTATATGTTTAGTGAACATTGGGCGAAATCTAACGAGCGAAAGCAGCGTTTGATGTGTGTCATACCATGTGAAAACAAGAAATTTATATATGTACACGATATCTATTTATATGACTACGAAAATCAAATAATGGATTGCAGAATAATAGTGGAAAATGTTGATGAAGTTGGTCTTGTTACCCTGAAAAGGTATATAGCATTTAGTTTTTCATGGGTAACAATCGCTCAAATACAAGAGCTGATAAATGAGGTAGGGTTTGAAGTCGACGATATGCTTGGTGAATTTAATGGAAATAAATGGACAGAGCAATCCGAAAATCAAATATGGGTTTTACGGAAAACCAAAAAATGA
- a CDS encoding TraK family protein → MKKNRGYAKVEFLANLAEIKELFQKGCTKRYIYDYLYKKGKISMTYIHFCRFDLSGNIKKKKPTSPSTGIRTASALPALPGNGGGGPCSRQQDTFSMENKITEEELDELT, encoded by the coding sequence GTGAAAAAGAATAGAGGGTATGCAAAAGTTGAATTCCTCGCAAACCTAGCTGAAATAAAAGAACTTTTTCAAAAAGGATGTACCAAAAGGTACATCTACGATTACTTATATAAAAAAGGTAAAATCAGTATGACTTACATCCATTTTTGCCGTTTTGACCTTTCAGGCAACATTAAAAAGAAAAAGCCTACCTCACCCTCGACTGGCATAAGGACTGCCTCCGCTCTCCCAGCACTCCCCGGCAACGGCGGAGGCGGTCCTTGCTCCCGGCAGCAGGATACTTTTTCCATGGAAAATAAAATCACAGAAGAAGAGCTAGATGAACTTACTTAA
- a CDS encoding helix-turn-helix domain-containing protein: MYDGAWKMNNLIRGPFFGTVEDAAKYCGMSRTAFGKLKKKYLIPKNAGPGKKQYAASDLDAFMADPEQFKLTKRQKNTNSISLDEMGIA; the protein is encoded by the coding sequence ATGTATGATGGAGCTTGGAAAATGAATAACTTAATACGTGGCCCCTTTTTTGGTACAGTAGAAGACGCTGCAAAATATTGCGGCATGTCTCGAACAGCTTTCGGAAAGCTAAAAAAGAAATACCTCATTCCTAAAAATGCAGGACCGGGCAAAAAACAATACGCGGCTTCCGACCTGGATGCATTCATGGCCGATCCAGAACAATTCAAACTTACCAAGAGGCAAAAAAATACAAACTCAATCAGCTTGGATGAAATGGGGATAGCATAA
- a CDS encoding ATPase, T2SS/T4P/T4SS family — MLVGEVRGGEAIELIKSWNTGHPGGVATVHADYAAKGLQRIGDLISEASTSPMPHVIGSPVDFLIFLKRTKTGRPVSEIATLNGFNPATQQYILEYIYNEEKYPLIATGNDTNSSHP, encoded by the coding sequence ATACTTGTCGGTGAAGTCAGAGGAGGAGAAGCTATTGAGTTAATCAAAAGCTGGAACACTGGTCACCCAGGAGGAGTAGCAACTGTCCATGCCGATTATGCAGCTAAAGGACTCCAGCGAATAGGAGATCTCATTTCAGAAGCTTCAACTTCTCCCATGCCTCATGTTATCGGATCGCCAGTAGACTTCCTGATCTTTCTCAAGCGTACCAAAACAGGACGTCCAGTTTCAGAAATAGCCACGTTGAATGGTTTTAACCCGGCAACCCAACAATACATCTTGGAGTACATCTACAATGAAGAAAAATACCCTCTTATTGCTACTGGCAATGACACCAATAGTAGTCATCCCTGA
- a CDS encoding TrbC/VirB2 family protein: MKKNNLLLLLAMTAIVVIPEPALASTTISQFNTPFENFVGLLTGPVGKFMSIGGMAGVGLLYVFQREEITGIMRTALGVVFAICFIAFSTTIVENGWTFSGAVL; the protein is encoded by the coding sequence ATGAAGAAAAATAACCTCTTATTGCTACTGGCAATGACAGCAATAGTAGTCATCCCTGAACCGGCACTGGCTTCAACTACAATATCACAATTCAACACTCCTTTTGAAAATTTTGTAGGCCTCCTGACCGGCCCTGTCGGTAAATTCATGTCTATCGGTGGAATGGCCGGAGTAGGATTGCTGTATGTTTTCCAGCGGGAAGAAATAACTGGAATCATGCGCACAGCACTCGGGGTCGTCTTTGCAATCTGCTTCATCGCATTTTCAACGACGATTGTTGAGAATGGATGGACATTCAGTGGAGCCGTGTTGTGA
- a CDS encoding protein traL, with the protein MATINMILQGKGGVGKSLTASFLTQHFLESGKEVCCVDTDPVNATFAGYKNFNVTALDIMNDNDVDPRKFDTLVELMMALPDDSEMVIDNGAATFIPLASYLADNNVLELLADSGHQVNLHSVVTGGQALPDTLNGLRSLINTFDVPIYVWLNSFFGQITRKGKSFEEFKVYKNNTNRLAALVHLPHKKKETFGRDLENLFTARMSFQEAASSTLPIMTRQRLKMFWAEMKQELLTCGL; encoded by the coding sequence ATGGCTACTATAAATATGATTTTACAGGGTAAAGGCGGAGTTGGAAAAAGTCTTACTGCCAGCTTTCTGACCCAGCATTTTCTGGAGTCAGGTAAAGAGGTTTGCTGCGTTGACACTGATCCAGTTAATGCAACGTTTGCCGGCTATAAAAATTTCAATGTTACAGCTCTGGACATCATGAATGATAATGATGTTGATCCCAGAAAATTCGACACCCTCGTAGAATTAATGATGGCTCTTCCAGATGACTCTGAAATGGTCATTGATAATGGAGCTGCCACTTTTATTCCTCTGGCAAGTTACCTTGCAGACAATAATGTTCTTGAACTTCTCGCTGACAGCGGACATCAGGTTAACCTGCACTCAGTTGTCACCGGTGGACAGGCTCTGCCTGATACATTGAATGGTCTGCGTTCGCTTATTAATACCTTTGATGTTCCTATTTACGTTTGGCTCAATAGTTTCTTCGGCCAGATAACCAGAAAAGGTAAGTCCTTCGAAGAATTCAAAGTTTATAAAAATAACACAAACAGGCTCGCAGCTCTGGTCCACCTGCCTCACAAGAAAAAAGAAACTTTTGGCCGCGATCTGGAAAATTTGTTCACTGCCAGAATGTCATTTCAGGAAGCCGCATCAAGCACCCTGCCGATCATGACCCGACAACGATTGAAAATGTTTTGGGCAGAAATGAAACAAGAACTTCTGACTTGCGGTTTGTAG
- a CDS encoding tRNA-2-methylthio-N(6)-dimethylallyladenosine synthase → MGLTPFLSEVIRATRAYAQRYWSDSCTYCIRNSWDRNSQTAGLWFRTKGCTWASKGSCLVCNYSSGPNTTSEQIIDYVKNGMKEFDEKLTYLLISPSGSMLDSNEVPIKARDEIIKILASTLHDGFGFETRPETINREIIENFQAQLNGRLKRVLLGIETVNRNYQRFCLNKELDQSICINSFRILTENNVSPVPNILIGLPFLTEKENISAAIESISWSIDHGAAYCYLFPVHIKDGTPLRVLYDKGHFRPPSLWALIEVMRYLEERCHETLIRPSWYTSLGAYNVVESPYTCNKCFKKVVELFDHYDRWLDIKSLDKLFNFKCSCRDKWRENADIEDKNKPAMIERIFEGYRIIADEANIPWEMWEDKIIYELNLSFSSDKRHGSEEVVYDN, encoded by the coding sequence ATGGGCTTAACACCTTTTTTATCTGAAGTTATTCGCGCCACCCGAGCTTATGCTCAGCGTTATTGGAGTGATAGCTGTACATATTGTATCCGTAATAGCTGGGACAGGAACAGCCAAACAGCGGGACTCTGGTTTCGGACAAAAGGTTGCACATGGGCTTCAAAAGGGAGCTGTTTGGTGTGTAATTATAGTTCCGGGCCAAATACAACATCTGAGCAGATAATTGACTATGTTAAAAATGGGATGAAAGAATTTGATGAGAAGTTGACATATCTCTTAATATCCCCTTCTGGGAGTATGTTAGACTCAAATGAAGTCCCGATAAAAGCAAGAGACGAGATCATAAAAATTCTAGCTTCAACGTTGCATGATGGTTTTGGTTTTGAAACTCGACCAGAAACGATTAATAGAGAAATCATCGAAAATTTCCAGGCTCAATTAAACGGCAGACTTAAAAGAGTACTTTTAGGGATCGAGACTGTTAACAGAAACTATCAGAGATTTTGCCTGAACAAAGAACTGGATCAATCTATCTGTATTAATTCGTTTCGAATTCTAACTGAAAATAATGTGAGCCCTGTACCTAATATTTTGATTGGATTGCCTTTTTTGACAGAGAAAGAAAATATTTCAGCAGCAATCGAGTCGATCTCATGGTCAATAGACCATGGTGCAGCATATTGCTATCTGTTTCCTGTTCACATAAAAGACGGGACGCCGCTCCGTGTGCTTTATGATAAAGGGCATTTTAGACCTCCGTCATTATGGGCTCTTATTGAAGTTATGCGATATTTGGAAGAGAGATGCCACGAGACCCTGATTAGACCAAGCTGGTATACATCTTTAGGTGCTTATAATGTTGTTGAATCACCGTATACGTGTAATAAATGCTTCAAAAAAGTTGTCGAACTTTTTGATCACTACGATCGATGGCTAGACATAAAATCGCTTGATAAGCTCTTCAATTTCAAATGTTCATGTAGGGATAAGTGGCGAGAGAACGCAGATATTGAGGATAAAAATAAACCCGCCATGATTGAGCGAATATTTGAAGGATATAGAATTATCGCTGATGAAGCCAACATTCCATGGGAGATGTGGGAGGACAAGATTATTTATGAACTGAATTTGTCTTTTTCAAGTGATAAGAGGCATGGTTCTGAGGAGGTAGTTTATGACAACTGA
- a CDS encoding alanine racemase yields MTYNINNLSITDNDLLQSAEIHGTPCYIYDLRWISNQWKELKKILPDGSELCYSVKANPNCEIINILNNIGSHFDAASVNEIELLISSGVEPNKIYYIAPGKSRSDIRGAIKNNIKAIVIDSPKELHKIIEASENMGKPQEVMFRLNPGERSYGSLSMAGATQFGMSKEEIVVCWKELRNRYPFIKCIGLQCYQGTNILDEKLLISEFGKVLNDFSDITGVLNEVPLLLDIGGGFGSPFSMEEHPLDLMELKAGLTAVVSPHSRKFQNSQYIFESGRYIVGGGGIFLTRIRDVKELSNRKYVIIDGGIHCFGGLGRTNAFRPPPIRILRSKETRVESVTLCGPSCTPLDVIAHNVKLPSPKEGDLLAIYNAGAYQQSASPGRFLSFGFPTEVCLLTNEAKKLGLPNLEECSCSIGIAEQKDTQRIIAFFKAYLHDNNPAIYSQEFLCNYGLSGAIKRQSVIVAYERDSIVAACRYYRRKNGDISLYQFAIREDSRGRHLLIHMLKTLGNVCVHSKCPAEIGFNNYYKKTGWHLEKNDGEYCHWIMSFRT; encoded by the coding sequence ATGACATACAATATTAATAATTTGTCTATCACTGATAACGATCTCCTACAAAGCGCTGAAATACATGGGACGCCATGCTATATCTATGACCTCAGATGGATTTCGAATCAGTGGAAAGAATTAAAGAAAATACTTCCTGATGGTTCCGAGCTTTGTTACTCAGTAAAGGCAAATCCAAATTGTGAAATCATCAACATTCTAAACAACATAGGAAGCCATTTTGATGCAGCTTCAGTTAATGAAATTGAGCTATTGATATCATCGGGAGTTGAGCCTAACAAGATATATTATATAGCACCCGGGAAATCCAGAAGTGATATTAGAGGTGCTATCAAAAATAATATTAAGGCCATAGTTATTGATTCACCCAAGGAGTTACATAAGATTATTGAAGCCTCAGAAAATATGGGTAAACCACAAGAGGTTATGTTTCGCTTAAACCCCGGAGAAAGGAGTTATGGATCACTTTCGATGGCTGGCGCAACACAATTCGGAATGTCTAAAGAAGAGATTGTTGTTTGTTGGAAAGAATTGCGCAATAGATACCCTTTTATTAAATGCATTGGTCTACAATGCTATCAGGGGACAAATATTTTAGATGAAAAATTATTAATTAGTGAGTTTGGCAAAGTATTAAATGACTTTTCAGATATTACTGGCGTGTTAAATGAAGTACCTCTGCTTCTTGATATTGGAGGCGGCTTCGGGAGCCCATTTAGCATGGAAGAACATCCATTAGACCTCATGGAACTTAAGGCAGGATTAACCGCTGTTGTCTCTCCACATTCCCGAAAATTTCAAAACTCACAATACATTTTTGAGTCAGGCAGATACATTGTTGGGGGGGGCGGCATTTTCTTGACGCGTATTCGCGATGTAAAAGAGTTGTCCAATAGAAAATATGTAATTATCGATGGCGGTATTCATTGTTTTGGAGGTTTAGGAAGAACGAACGCTTTTAGGCCGCCTCCAATTAGGATTTTAAGATCAAAAGAAACAAGAGTTGAATCAGTAACACTTTGTGGTCCATCATGTACACCTTTAGATGTAATCGCACATAATGTTAAATTGCCTTCACCTAAAGAAGGAGATCTACTGGCAATATATAATGCTGGAGCATATCAGCAGAGCGCAAGCCCAGGTCGTTTTCTAAGTTTTGGGTTTCCCACGGAGGTGTGCTTGTTAACAAACGAAGCAAAAAAATTGGGGTTGCCTAACTTGGAGGAATGTTCATGCTCTATTGGTATTGCGGAACAAAAAGATACTCAACGTATCATAGCGTTTTTCAAAGCTTATTTACATGACAATAATCCTGCCATCTATTCACAGGAATTTTTATGCAATTATGGACTTTCCGGTGCTATTAAACGACAATCTGTAATTGTTGCATATGAAAGGGATTCTATTGTTGCTGCATGCAGATATTATCGTAGAAAAAATGGTGACATTTCACTGTATCAATTTGCAATTAGAGAGGATTCTCGTGGTCGTCACTTATTAATTCATATGTTGAAGACATTAGGAAATGTTTGCGTTCACAGTAAGTGTCCTGCAGAAATTGGATTTAATAATTATTACAAGAAAACTGGCTGGCATCTTGAAAAAAATGATGGTGAATATTGTCATTGGATTATGTCATTCAGAACATGA